Proteins from one Malania oleifera isolate guangnan ecotype guangnan chromosome 4, ASM2987363v1, whole genome shotgun sequence genomic window:
- the LOC131153641 gene encoding probable alpha,alpha-trehalose-phosphate synthase [UDP-forming] 11, whose translation MDVLGALGTNSAYVYSLHIVIKALTSEEFEGQDFFETSAMLISFILLGKYLEVVAMGRTSNALGKLTDLAPETACLLILDTDGNVVSEMEINTQLIQRNDIIKIFPGTKVPVDRVVAMGPNFRKFSIDHIVSAYVNTNSRLILLDYDGTMMSESSVDKTPNNEATTVSNALCSDPKNVVFVSSGRGKDSLNKWFSTYEKLGISGEHGSFNKWTKDFPWEFCPLMMEFDWKKMAEPMMELYTETTDGSSIEQKEGALEGDLTNEPVVVKTGQHLVGVKPQGVSKGLVVENLISTMRSREKTLEKHLFAKPNSLIQSYCWFVRVRGEREDRWRCSEKHRQEILQ comes from the coding sequence ATGGATGTTCTAGGTGCACTAGGAACCAATTCTGCTTATGTCTATTCTCTGCATATAGTTATTAAAGCATTGACTTCAGAGGAATTTGAGGGTCAAGATTTCTTTGAGACTAGTGCCATGTTAATATCCTTTATTCTCCTAGGAAAATATTTGGAGGTGGTGGCCATGGGGAGGACATCAAATGCATTGGGAAAACTGACAGACCTTGCCCCTGAGACAGCTTGTCTGCTTATATTGGACACTGATGGAAATGTTGTCTCAGAGATGGAAATCAACACTCAATTGATACAAAGGAATGATATAATTAAGATTTTTCCAGGAACAAAAGTTCCTGTTGATAGGGTTGTTGCCATGGGTCCTAACTTCAGGAAGTTTTCCATTGATCACATTGTTAGTGCCTATGTGAATACAAATAGCCGGTTGATACTTTTGGACTATGATGGGACTATGATGTCAGAATCTTCAGTGGACAAAACTCCCAACAATGAAGCTACTACTGTGTCGAATGCTTTGTGCAGTGATCCCAAGAACGTTGTTTTTGTTAGCAGTGGTAGGGGGAAGGATTCTCTCAACAAATGGTTTTCTACATATGAAAAATTGGGAATTTCAGGAGAGCATGGTTCCTTTAACAAGTGGACTAAGGATTTTCCATGGGAGTTTTGCCCATTAATGATGGAATTTGATTGGAAAAAGATGGCAGAACCTATGATGGAGCTTTACACTGAAACAACTGATGGCTCTTCTATAGAACAGAAGGAAGGCGCACTTGAAGGTGATCTTACTAATGAGCCTGTTGTTGTTAAAACAGGTCAACACCTAGTTGGAGTGAAGCCACAAGGTGTTAGCAAAGGCTTGGTAGTGGAAAACCTTATATCGACCATGCGAAGTAGGGAAAAAACCCTAGAGAAACATCTTTTCGCGAAACCTAATTCTCTTATCCAAAGCTACTGTTGGTTTGTGCGTGTGAGAGGGGAGAGAGAAGACAGATGGCGTTGTTCAGAGAAGCACCGCCAGGAAATCCTGCAGTAG